From Salinirubellus salinus, the proteins below share one genomic window:
- a CDS encoding phytoene desaturase family protein, which produces MQDSPLAGRSVGVVGSGFGGLSTACYLADAGADVTVLEKNEQLGGRASRLEADGFRFDMGPSWYLMPDVFERFFAHFGKEPSDYYTLSRLDPHYRIFFKDGDRVDIVPEVEENVATFEAYEEGAGEKLREYLDTSETHYDVAMNQFVYEDRPRLRDWVDLDVMKAAPIGLKLVGKMDDYVSGYFENPKLQQIMQYTLVFLGGSPKNTPALYNMMSHVDFNMGVYYPDGGIGAVVDALVELGEELGVSYRTNAEVTEIISRKDGFELELAPAVDPEYETPEAATVPDGGATTAQGGERLAFDYVVSDADYAHTEQELLPEHLRTYDADYWESRTYAPSAFLMYMGVEGDVDPLAHHTLVLPTDWDPHFEQIFDDPEWPEDPAYYLCVPSETDDTVAPEGHSNLFALVPIAPGLEDSEATRQRYRELVLDDIAENTGVELRDRILFEEQFTVSEFAERYNSMAGTALGMAHTLRQTALFRPDRRSKKVPGLYFTGSYTTPGIGVPMCLISGQHTADAVLEDVR; this is translated from the coding sequence ATGCAAGACAGCCCGCTGGCCGGTCGCTCGGTCGGCGTCGTCGGTAGTGGTTTCGGCGGCCTCTCCACCGCGTGTTACCTCGCCGACGCCGGTGCCGACGTCACGGTCCTCGAGAAGAACGAACAGCTCGGGGGGCGTGCCTCCCGACTGGAGGCCGACGGCTTCCGCTTCGACATGGGTCCCTCCTGGTACCTGATGCCCGACGTGTTCGAGCGGTTCTTCGCACACTTCGGCAAGGAGCCGAGCGACTACTACACGCTCTCGCGGCTCGACCCCCACTACCGCATCTTCTTCAAGGATGGCGACCGGGTCGACATCGTCCCCGAGGTCGAGGAGAACGTCGCGACGTTCGAGGCGTACGAGGAGGGCGCGGGCGAGAAGCTCCGGGAGTACCTCGACACCTCCGAGACGCACTACGACGTGGCGATGAACCAGTTCGTCTACGAGGACCGGCCCCGCCTCCGTGACTGGGTGGACCTCGACGTGATGAAGGCCGCCCCCATCGGCCTGAAACTCGTCGGCAAGATGGACGACTACGTCTCGGGCTACTTCGAGAACCCCAAACTCCAGCAGATCATGCAGTACACGCTGGTGTTCCTCGGTGGCTCGCCGAAGAACACGCCGGCGCTCTACAACATGATGAGCCACGTCGACTTCAACATGGGCGTCTACTACCCCGACGGCGGCATCGGGGCAGTGGTGGACGCCCTGGTCGAACTCGGCGAGGAACTCGGCGTCTCCTACCGAACGAACGCCGAGGTGACGGAGATCATCTCGCGGAAGGACGGCTTCGAACTCGAACTCGCACCCGCCGTGGACCCCGAGTACGAGACGCCGGAGGCGGCGACGGTGCCGGACGGCGGCGCGACCACTGCACAGGGTGGTGAGCGACTCGCGTTCGACTACGTCGTCAGCGACGCCGACTACGCACACACCGAACAGGAACTCCTGCCCGAACACCTGCGGACGTACGACGCCGACTACTGGGAGTCCCGGACCTACGCCCCGAGCGCGTTCCTGATGTACATGGGTGTGGAGGGCGACGTGGACCCGCTGGCGCACCACACGCTCGTCCTGCCGACGGACTGGGACCCGCACTTCGAGCAGATATTCGACGACCCCGAGTGGCCCGAGGACCCCGCGTACTACCTCTGTGTGCCGAGTGAGACGGACGACACCGTCGCGCCGGAGGGCCACTCGAACCTGTTCGCGCTGGTCCCCATCGCGCCCGGCCTCGAAGACAGCGAGGCGACCCGACAGCGGTACCGCGAACTCGTGCTGGACGACATCGCCGAGAACACCGGTGTCGAACTGCGCGACCGTATCCTCTTCGAGGAGCAGTTCACGGTGAGCGAGTTCGCCGAGCGGTACAACTCGATGGCCGGGACGGCGCTCGGGATGGCCCACACGCTCCGGCAGACGGCGCTGTTCCGCCCTGACCGCCGCTCCAAGAAGGTGCCCGGCCTCTACTTCACGGGGTCGTACACTACGCCTGGTATCGGCGTCCCGATGTGTCTCATCAGTGGGCAACACACCGCCGACGCCGTGCTCGAGGACGTTCGGTGA
- a CDS encoding type II/IV secretion system ATPase subunit, with protein sequence MSENDETPGPGGPSGEGTADGEGGETLADVLSGGDDGSTPGVASASATAEASVEETDAGEVGPRVDTEADDATSTARAVRLLEQGREQQSPERESPLDQSAVREAVLADLREYLDEHGDELAVDTPERTFLEENFFDFSYLDAYQEVERRWVNKPFAYVSVLYDPREREYRYHVSQPALDEFERYVRADLVEYLRNSLMYRDLGGGREKGEVFEEDVVELVREHARSVDDGTMLKLLYYLRRDFIQFGPIDAIMRDPAIEDVSCDGANVPVFVYHRAYRDLETNVEFSAERLSSFTVRLAQRAGKTISVSDPLLDATLPDGSRLQLTLGGEIATRGANFTIRKFSDVPFSPIDLTNWGTFSIEEMAYFWLAIENNKSLIFAGGTGSGKTSSLNAISFFIPPSAKVISIEDTREVDLPHKNWIQSVTRSSASEGGRGEVSMYRLLQAALRQRPEYLLVGEIRTEERVALTFFQAMGTGHTAYTTMHADSIDTVVNRLQNPPLNVPTAMIQDLDVIAIQKQTFVGEDRVRRNQQVTEVLSPEDDPLSIRTRDVFRWDASSDTHRRVGESGVLGEVADERGWSRERLAAEVERREGLLQFLVEESVTDYRDVAALVKLYHKDPEYVLERVRDRGYDLP encoded by the coding sequence ATGAGTGAGAACGACGAGACACCGGGGCCGGGGGGCCCGAGCGGGGAGGGGACGGCCGACGGTGAGGGGGGCGAGACGCTCGCGGACGTCCTCTCGGGGGGCGACGACGGCTCGACGCCGGGAGTCGCGAGTGCCTCGGCGACGGCGGAGGCGAGCGTCGAGGAGACCGACGCGGGTGAGGTGGGGCCACGGGTCGACACCGAGGCGGACGACGCCACCTCCACCGCCCGCGCGGTCCGACTGCTGGAGCAGGGACGTGAGCAGCAGTCGCCCGAGCGCGAGTCACCCCTCGACCAGTCAGCGGTGCGCGAGGCGGTCCTCGCGGACCTGCGCGAGTACCTCGACGAACACGGCGACGAACTCGCCGTCGACACGCCGGAGCGGACGTTCCTCGAGGAGAACTTCTTCGACTTCTCGTACCTCGACGCGTACCAGGAGGTCGAGCGTCGGTGGGTGAACAAGCCGTTCGCATACGTCTCGGTGCTGTACGACCCCCGCGAGAGAGAGTACCGCTACCACGTCAGCCAGCCGGCGCTCGACGAGTTCGAGCGGTACGTCCGTGCCGACCTCGTCGAGTACCTCCGCAACAGCCTGATGTACCGCGACCTCGGCGGTGGCCGCGAGAAGGGCGAGGTGTTCGAGGAGGACGTGGTCGAACTGGTCCGGGAACACGCCCGGAGCGTCGACGACGGGACGATGCTCAAGTTGCTCTACTACCTGCGTCGTGACTTCATCCAGTTCGGGCCCATCGACGCTATCATGCGTGACCCGGCCATCGAGGACGTCTCCTGTGACGGTGCGAACGTCCCCGTCTTCGTCTACCACCGGGCGTACCGCGACCTCGAGACGAACGTGGAGTTCAGCGCCGAGCGGCTCTCCTCGTTCACCGTCCGACTGGCCCAGCGGGCCGGCAAGACCATCTCCGTCTCCGACCCGCTGCTGGACGCCACGCTGCCCGACGGGTCGCGGCTGCAGTTGACGCTGGGTGGCGAGATCGCCACCCGCGGGGCGAACTTCACCATCCGGAAGTTCTCGGACGTGCCGTTCTCGCCCATCGACCTCACGAACTGGGGCACCTTCTCCATCGAGGAGATGGCGTACTTCTGGCTGGCCATCGAGAACAACAAGTCGCTCATCTTCGCCGGGGGGACGGGGTCGGGCAAGACCTCCTCGTTGAACGCCATCTCCTTCTTCATCCCACCCAGTGCGAAGGTCATCTCCATCGAGGACACCCGCGAGGTGGACCTCCCGCACAAGAACTGGATCCAGAGCGTGACACGCTCGTCGGCCTCCGAGGGGGGCCGCGGCGAGGTGTCGATGTACCGGCTGTTGCAGGCCGCGCTCCGCCAGCGCCCCGAGTACCTGCTGGTGGGAGAGATCCGGACCGAGGAGCGGGTCGCCCTGACGTTCTTCCAGGCGATGGGCACGGGCCACACGGCCTACACGACGATGCACGCGGACTCCATCGACACGGTCGTCAACCGGCTCCAGAACCCGCCGCTGAACGTCCCGACCGCGATGATACAGGACCTCGACGTCATCGCCATCCAGAAACAGACGTTCGTCGGCGAGGACCGCGTCCGCCGGAACCAGCAGGTCACGGAGGTGCTGAGCCCCGAGGACGACCCGCTGTCCATCCGGACCCGCGACGTGTTCCGCTGGGACGCCTCGAGCGACACCCACCGACGGGTGGGCGAGTCGGGGGTACTCGGCGAGGTGGCGGACGAGCGGGGGTGGTCCCGCGAGCGGCTGGCGGCAGAGGTCGAACGCCGTGAGGGGCTGTTGCAGTTCCTCGTCGAGGAGTCGGTCACCGACTACCGCGACGTGGCCGCGCTCGTCAAGCTCTACCACAAGGACCCGGAGTACGTGCTAGAGCGGGTCCGCGACCGGGGGTACGACCTCCCGTGA
- a CDS encoding type II/IV secretion system ATPase subunit gives MHETKTFPNHGGAELRPAVRRVETEPSEVTTDPVEGVGPTLPPEAVVVLDEVVEYFESAATAMAERPSPEFVRSHFFDFEYLERFHEVERYWVNEPYAYVSILFDEENREYRYHVVEPTLDLFEQYVRADLVTLLRNSLMYLEVDPGEDREAVFFERVQELIDRHAATVDEGTLHKVLYYLERDFLNYGPIDAIMRDRNIEDISCDGEEVPVFVYHREYRDLKTNVVFGGQRLNSFTVQLAQRAGQSISVSDPLLDASLPDGSRLQLTLGGDVSTRGSNFTIRKFADIPFTPVDLVEWNTFSVDQMAYFWLAIENNKSLIFAGGTGSGKTTSMNAVSFFVPPSSKVVSIEDTREIDLPHENWVQSVTRESATADGRGEVSMYNLLQAALRQRPEYLIVGEIRTEPRVALTFFQAMGTGHTAYTTLHADSVETALSRLQNPPLSVPTQMLQDLDIVNIQKQTFIGERRVRRNAVVAELGVDEHDIDRIRHDEVFRWDAASDTHERVGESRVLAEIATERGWDDAELERQLEARRTVLEFLIQNDVTDYETVGATVHLFARDPDSVLAAIDDGRLAADETDLLGTTTDDADATPDAGVEVPDPSEFETWEAVVAAAEADHDAAGETDADTPDDQRAEADGGDPADDEAFSFGASEGADDHDDGGEGR, from the coding sequence ATGCACGAGACCAAGACGTTCCCGAACCACGGTGGGGCAGAGCTGCGGCCGGCGGTTCGGCGCGTCGAGACGGAGCCGTCGGAGGTGACGACGGACCCCGTCGAGGGGGTGGGACCCACGCTGCCGCCGGAGGCTGTCGTCGTGCTCGACGAGGTGGTCGAGTACTTCGAGAGCGCCGCGACCGCGATGGCAGAGCGGCCATCGCCCGAGTTCGTCCGCTCGCACTTCTTCGACTTCGAGTACCTCGAGCGCTTCCACGAGGTCGAGCGCTACTGGGTCAACGAGCCGTACGCGTACGTCAGCATCCTCTTCGACGAAGAGAACCGCGAGTACCGCTACCACGTCGTCGAGCCGACGCTCGACCTGTTCGAGCAGTACGTCCGTGCCGACCTCGTCACCCTGCTGCGCAACTCGCTGATGTACCTCGAGGTGGACCCCGGGGAGGATCGCGAGGCGGTGTTCTTCGAGCGGGTACAGGAACTCATCGACCGGCACGCCGCGACCGTCGACGAGGGCACCCTCCACAAGGTGCTCTACTACCTCGAACGGGACTTCCTGAACTACGGTCCCATCGACGCCATCATGCGGGACCGGAACATCGAGGACATCTCCTGTGACGGCGAGGAGGTCCCCGTCTTCGTCTACCACCGCGAGTACCGCGACCTGAAGACGAACGTCGTGTTCGGCGGCCAGCGACTCAACTCGTTCACGGTCCAGCTCGCCCAGCGCGCGGGGCAGTCCATCTCGGTCTCGGACCCACTGCTGGACGCCTCGCTCCCGGACGGCTCCCGACTCCAGCTCACGCTCGGGGGCGACGTCTCCACGCGGGGGTCGAACTTCACCATCCGGAAGTTCGCCGACATCCCGTTCACGCCGGTCGACCTCGTCGAGTGGAACACCTTCAGCGTGGACCAGATGGCGTACTTCTGGCTGGCCATCGAGAACAACAAGTCGCTCATCTTCGCGGGCGGCACGGGGTCCGGCAAGACCACCTCGATGAACGCGGTGTCGTTCTTCGTCCCGCCGTCCTCGAAGGTGGTCTCCATCGAGGACACCCGCGAGATCGACCTCCCCCACGAGAACTGGGTCCAGTCGGTCACCCGCGAGTCCGCCACCGCCGACGGCCGCGGCGAGGTGTCGATGTACAACCTCCTGCAGGCCGCGCTCCGCCAGCGCCCCGAGTACCTCATCGTCGGTGAGATCCGGACGGAACCGCGGGTCGCCCTGACGTTCTTCCAGGCGATGGGCACGGGCCACACGGCCTACACGACGCTCCACGCCGACAGCGTGGAGACGGCCCTCTCGCGCCTGCAGAACCCGCCGCTCAGCGTGCCGACCCAGATGCTGCAGGACCTCGATATCGTCAACATCCAGAAACAGACGTTCATCGGCGAACGCCGGGTCCGCCGGAACGCCGTCGTCGCCGAGCTGGGTGTGGACGAACACGACATCGACCGCATCCGCCACGACGAGGTGTTCCGCTGGGACGCCGCGAGCGACACCCACGAGCGCGTGGGCGAGTCCCGCGTCCTCGCGGAGATCGCCACCGAACGTGGCTGGGACGACGCCGAGCTCGAGCGGCAACTGGAAGCTCGCCGGACGGTCCTCGAGTTCCTCATCCAGAACGACGTGACCGACTACGAGACGGTCGGTGCCACCGTCCACCTGTTCGCCCGCGACCCCGACTCGGTCCTCGCGGCCATCGACGACGGCCGGCTGGCGGCAGACGAGACCGACCTGCTCGGGACGACCACCGACGACGCCGACGCGACGCCCGACGCCGGGGTCGAGGTCCCCGACCCCAGCGAGTTCGAGACGTGGGAGGCGGTGGTGGCCGCCGCGGAGGCGGACCACGACGCGGCCGGCGAGACCGACGCCGACACCCCCGACGACCAGCGTGCGGAGGCCGACGGAGGCGACCCGGCCGACGACGAGGCGTTCTCGTTCGGAGCGAGCGAGGGTGCGGACGACCACGACGACGGGGGTGAGGGTCGGTGA
- a CDS encoding Ig-like domain-containing protein, whose product MSGPLTLDGTDADHPPRPSRTDRGVSELLGAILLFGLLVAVLVLLQANAVPSQNERVEFDHNQRVQADVLELASATAEVAATGRDRSAVLELAPEYPNRFLLLNPGRAQGRVSTADAGFTVENAVASGETADYWDGSALAFDSRSLAYVPNYNVYRNAPTTRLAHGTVTDRFPDGTVTAIGGGSFVDGRRISLVALDGERSESRGGALSVEVVPLATETETVTVTDDDGPVFVRLQTDRTVAQWEGILEPELAPDGFVTEVRDGPGETVEVVFDRGETYQLQLGKVGVGGGVTDPDPAYLTARGDTAPTVDPGAERELTVQVRDGFNAPEPGVEVTFAASEGRLDGTTVVTDADGEATVTYTAGSADGTVTATVDGGTGADGDPRSVVYDVTVQSATEDPGQGSEPGDLNPGGDDALQLRDAVLQGCRSVDPNQRNVEQYDADGDCVVRTTFESTGQDRTVSEVRIAVFDADQSFTVGRGSNAVARVRPTQYAFEAGAFRTIGQAGETLTPARSVPEGETRTYTFAFRRGGDRYNVVEGDLFVLKLRFSDGTTSAYIVAPQD is encoded by the coding sequence ATGTCCGGACCACTCACCCTCGACGGCACCGACGCCGACCACCCCCCGAGACCGTCACGGACTGACCGTGGCGTCTCCGAACTGCTGGGGGCCATCCTCCTGTTCGGCCTGCTCGTCGCCGTCCTCGTCCTGTTGCAGGCCAACGCCGTCCCGAGTCAGAACGAACGCGTCGAGTTCGACCACAACCAGCGCGTGCAGGCGGACGTCCTCGAACTGGCGAGCGCCACGGCGGAGGTGGCCGCCACCGGCCGCGACCGGAGTGCCGTCCTCGAACTCGCGCCGGAGTACCCCAACCGCTTCCTGCTGTTGAACCCCGGCCGCGCACAGGGACGGGTCTCCACCGCCGACGCCGGGTTCACCGTGGAGAACGCCGTCGCCAGCGGCGAGACGGCCGACTACTGGGACGGGTCGGCGCTCGCGTTCGACAGTCGCTCGCTCGCGTACGTCCCGAACTACAACGTCTACCGGAACGCCCCGACGACGAGGCTCGCCCACGGCACTGTCACCGACCGCTTCCCCGACGGCACCGTCACGGCCATCGGCGGGGGGTCGTTCGTCGACGGGCGACGCATCTCGCTGGTCGCGCTCGACGGCGAGCGCAGCGAGTCCCGTGGCGGCGCCCTCTCCGTGGAGGTGGTGCCCCTCGCCACCGAGACCGAGACGGTGACGGTCACCGACGACGACGGCCCCGTCTTCGTCCGCCTGCAGACCGACCGCACCGTCGCGCAGTGGGAGGGGATACTCGAACCCGAGCTCGCTCCCGACGGCTTCGTCACCGAGGTGCGCGACGGGCCGGGCGAGACCGTCGAGGTCGTGTTCGACCGAGGCGAGACCTACCAACTCCAGCTGGGGAAGGTCGGCGTCGGTGGCGGCGTCACCGACCCGGACCCGGCGTACCTCACCGCGCGCGGGGACACCGCACCGACGGTCGACCCCGGTGCCGAGCGCGAACTCACCGTGCAGGTCCGCGACGGCTTCAACGCCCCCGAACCGGGTGTCGAGGTGACGTTCGCGGCGAGCGAGGGACGCCTCGACGGGACCACCGTCGTCACCGACGCCGACGGCGAGGCGACGGTGACCTACACGGCCGGGTCGGCCGACGGAACGGTGACGGCCACGGTCGACGGCGGGACCGGCGCAGACGGTGACCCCCGCAGCGTCGTGTACGACGTGACGGTCCAGTCGGCGACCGAGGACCCCGGTCAGGGGAGCGAACCGGGCGACCTGAACCCCGGTGGCGACGACGCGCTCCAGTTACGCGACGCCGTCCTGCAGGGGTGTCGGAGCGTCGACCCGAACCAGCGGAACGTCGAGCAGTACGACGCCGACGGCGACTGCGTGGTGCGGACGACGTTCGAGTCGACGGGACAGGACCGGACCGTCTCGGAGGTCCGCATCGCCGTCTTCGACGCCGACCAGTCGTTCACCGTCGGACGGGGGAGCAACGCCGTCGCCCGCGTCCGACCGACGCAGTACGCCTTCGAGGCCGGTGCGTTCCGGACCATCGGGCAGGCTGGCGAGACGCTGACCCCCGCGCGGTCGGTGCCGGAGGGGGAGACCCGGACCTACACCTTCGCGTTCCGTCGCGGAGGCGACCGCTACAACGTCGTCGAGGGGGACCTGTTCGTCCTGAAGCTCCGCTTCAGCGACGGGACCACGTCGGCGTACATCGTGGCGCCACAGGACTGA
- a CDS encoding type II secretion system F family protein, whose translation MSDGGTPERSGDGHEDGDGPAGDATNGHRGDGVDAGAAGPGDVDASDLPADSPAPPDRPDETGRDNVRSMGTQGEAQAREELASFDPDADGPTPDLGPDADPEGAPPPEYAIEGLSGMGAPPVEEQIEAYRRQYGFVRTFFRVRSDRYRDLQRSLNQARIGESYDTYLARAATYALVAAVVGVVLGALLTLGLARVGAFDAIRAPAALRGGGSAFVFENRVLFGGIAVSILTALVLGGATYLVAVYYPSAAVSTRRQSIDVTLPHAIVYMYALSYGGMNLSELVRSLADAEDTYGEVAREFDTVVRDLELFGNDLFTALQNLRNTTPSDNLEQFLDDLLSVLDSGGEVTGFLEDEARGYLEEAGDAQEDFLETLAILSEVFIVGFVATPLFLVVILVVISLVGGQTIAQLTLLVYAVIPIGMVMFLVLVDTLSEPYVQRGRVAAPDRTVPEEEHGSPAPDDERLAAYRSQRRRDDLRGLVTDPVTLFRDEPRYTLALTVPLALGTVAGLLATGTVGLRPEAFVAAPIANTTWLVVVPLLTVMVPLSVGHEYRAARERRLTRRFPNTLSILASANKMGIGLTEGIGLVVRSSSGTIAEELRKVRNDILWNASTSEALLAFGARLHVPQLARTSRLLAEGIRSTGDLSRVLSIAAEDARNRYKLDRARTREMTSYVAIVVIGYLVYLLVVLLLDANYLGPIAETADPPTTGLGGAQPPLSFTSVPVDVYEAVFFHSALIQGVGSGLLAGKLSDNTVLSGLKFSIGLVTIALVAFTFV comes from the coding sequence GTGAGCGACGGGGGGACGCCCGAGCGCTCGGGGGACGGCCACGAAGACGGTGACGGGCCCGCCGGGGACGCCACGAACGGTCACCGGGGCGACGGTGTCGACGCCGGGGCCGCCGGACCGGGGGACGTCGACGCCAGCGACCTCCCCGCGGACAGCCCGGCGCCGCCGGACCGACCCGACGAGACGGGTCGCGACAACGTCCGCTCGATGGGGACACAGGGCGAGGCGCAGGCCCGCGAGGAGCTGGCGAGCTTCGACCCGGACGCCGACGGCCCGACCCCGGACCTCGGTCCGGACGCCGACCCGGAGGGCGCCCCGCCGCCCGAGTACGCCATCGAAGGGCTCTCGGGGATGGGCGCCCCGCCGGTCGAGGAGCAGATCGAGGCCTACCGGCGCCAGTACGGCTTCGTCCGGACGTTCTTCCGGGTCCGGTCGGACCGCTACCGTGACCTCCAGCGCTCGCTGAACCAGGCACGCATCGGCGAGAGCTACGACACCTACCTCGCGCGAGCGGCCACGTACGCGCTCGTGGCGGCCGTCGTCGGGGTCGTCCTCGGCGCGCTCCTGACGCTGGGACTGGCACGGGTGGGCGCGTTCGACGCCATCCGTGCGCCGGCGGCGCTCCGCGGTGGCGGCTCCGCCTTCGTCTTCGAGAACCGGGTGCTGTTCGGCGGGATCGCCGTCTCCATCCTGACCGCGCTCGTCCTCGGTGGGGCCACCTACCTCGTGGCCGTCTACTACCCGAGCGCCGCGGTCAGCACCCGCCGGCAGAGCATCGACGTGACGCTCCCACACGCCATCGTCTACATGTACGCGCTCAGTTACGGGGGGATGAACCTGAGCGAACTCGTCCGGTCGCTGGCGGACGCCGAGGACACCTACGGGGAGGTGGCCCGCGAGTTCGACACCGTCGTCCGCGACCTCGAACTGTTCGGCAACGACCTGTTCACCGCGCTCCAGAACCTCCGGAACACCACTCCCAGCGACAACCTGGAGCAGTTCCTCGACGACCTGCTCTCCGTACTCGACTCCGGCGGGGAGGTGACCGGTTTCCTCGAGGACGAGGCCCGCGGCTACCTGGAGGAGGCCGGCGACGCACAGGAGGACTTCCTCGAGACGCTGGCCATCCTCAGCGAGGTGTTCATCGTCGGGTTCGTGGCGACGCCGCTGTTCCTCGTCGTCATCCTCGTCGTCATCAGTCTCGTCGGCGGGCAGACCATCGCGCAGTTGACGCTGCTGGTCTACGCCGTCATCCCCATCGGGATGGTGATGTTCCTCGTCCTCGTCGACACGCTCTCGGAACCGTACGTCCAGCGTGGCCGGGTCGCCGCACCCGACCGGACCGTCCCCGAGGAGGAACACGGCTCGCCGGCCCCGGACGACGAACGGCTGGCAGCCTATCGGAGCCAGCGTCGGCGCGACGACCTGCGCGGCCTGGTGACCGACCCCGTGACCCTGTTCCGCGACGAACCGCGCTACACGCTGGCGCTGACGGTGCCGCTGGCACTCGGCACCGTCGCGGGGTTGCTCGCCACCGGTACCGTGGGGCTGCGCCCCGAGGCCTTCGTCGCGGCCCCCATCGCGAACACGACGTGGCTCGTCGTGGTGCCGCTGCTGACCGTGATGGTGCCGCTCTCCGTGGGCCACGAGTACCGGGCCGCCCGCGAGCGGCGGCTCACCCGGCGGTTCCCGAACACGCTCTCCATCCTCGCGTCGGCGAACAAGATGGGCATCGGGCTGACCGAGGGGATCGGTCTCGTCGTCCGCTCCTCCTCGGGTACCATCGCCGAGGAGCTGCGGAAGGTCCGCAACGACATCCTGTGGAACGCGTCGACGAGCGAGGCGCTGCTGGCGTTCGGCGCGCGACTCCACGTCCCGCAACTGGCACGGACCTCGCGCCTGCTGGCCGAGGGCATCCGGTCGACCGGCGACCTGTCGCGGGTCCTCTCCATCGCGGCCGAGGACGCACGCAACCGGTACAAGCTCGACCGGGCCCGAACGCGGGAGATGACCTCCTACGTCGCCATCGTCGTCATCGGCTACCTCGTCTACCTGCTGGTCGTCCTGCTGCTCGACGCGAACTACCTCGGCCCCATCGCCGAGACAGCCGACCCGCCGACGACGGGACTCGGTGGCGCGCAACCGCCGCTCTCGTTCACCAGCGTCCCCGTCGACGTCTACGAGGCCGTGTTCTTCCACTCGGCGCTCATCCAGGGCGTCGGGAGCGGCCTGCTGGCTGGGAAACTGTCGGACAACACCGTCCTGAGCGGACTGAAGTTCAGTATCGGCCTCGTGACCATCGCCCTCGTCGCCTTCACCTTCGTCTGA
- a CDS encoding fumarylacetoacetate hydrolase family protein has protein sequence MKVARIDVDGDVLEGEYDDGVVTTDVGTFDTNTDEAALLAPCEPSAMYCVGRNFGEKVDQMGYDVPDEPDFFIKPPVALHDPETPIEYPSFTEELTYAGELAAVIGRTTHDISPDEVDAHVRGYTILNDLDCLDQERRTARKAFDGSGPLGPCIDTEVDPVGLEMETHIDGERRQHDNTENMFVKPRDVVSFLSERFTLQRNDVISFGSPANPGLLDPGSEIEILYEGIGTLRNSVTLP, from the coding sequence ATGAAGGTCGCACGTATCGACGTCGACGGGGACGTGCTGGAGGGCGAGTACGACGACGGCGTCGTCACGACGGACGTGGGAACGTTCGACACGAACACCGACGAGGCCGCCCTGCTCGCGCCGTGCGAGCCCAGCGCGATGTACTGCGTGGGTCGCAACTTCGGCGAGAAGGTCGACCAGATGGGCTACGACGTGCCCGACGAACCGGACTTCTTCATCAAGCCGCCGGTGGCGCTACACGACCCGGAGACGCCCATCGAGTACCCCTCGTTCACCGAGGAGCTCACCTACGCGGGCGAGCTCGCGGCCGTGATCGGCCGGACGACCCACGACATCTCGCCCGACGAGGTGGACGCCCACGTCCGCGGCTACACCATCCTGAACGACCTCGACTGTCTGGACCAAGAGCGCCGCACGGCCCGCAAGGCGTTCGACGGGAGCGGCCCGCTCGGCCCCTGTATCGACACCGAGGTCGACCCGGTCGGTCTGGAGATGGAGACGCACATCGACGGCGAGCGCCGCCAGCACGACAACACCGAGAACATGTTCGTGAAGCCGCGCGACGTCGTCTCGTTCCTCTCCGAGCGCTTCACGCTGCAGCGGAACGACGTGATCTCGTTCGGGAGTCCGGCCAACCCCGGCCTGCTCGACCCCGGAAGCGAGATCGAGATCCTCTACGAGGGCATCGGGACCCTCCGGAACAGCGTCACTCTACCGTAG